The following proteins are encoded in a genomic region of Coffea eugenioides isolate CCC68of chromosome 6, Ceug_1.0, whole genome shotgun sequence:
- the LOC113772903 gene encoding serine/threonine-protein kinase BSK5-like, with product MGARCSKISFCWWHSHLKPSVLQSYSSFAAATNGFSPENIVSEHGEKLPWFTEAGSTHRSLDCPKRFNKSAWPDSRQFMDEARTVGNLRSERLANLIGCCCESEERLLVAEFMPNETLAKHLFHWENQPMKWAMRLRVALYLAQALEYCSSKGRALYHDLNAYRVLFDQDGNPRLSCFGLMKNSRDGKSYSTNLAFTPPEYLRTGRVTPESVVYSFGTMLLDLLSGKHIPPSHALDLIRGKNFLMLMDSCLEGHFSNDDGTELVRLATRCLQYEARERPNAKSLVTALLSLQKDSEVPSYVLMGISHGSASPVEPLLLTPMGEACLRMDLTAIHEMLEKAGYKDDEGIANELSFQMWTNQMQETLNSKKQGDAAFRAKDFTTAIDCYTQFVDGGTMVSPTVYARRCLAYLMSEMAQEALGDAMQAHVVSPEWPTAFYLQAAVLFTLGMDNDAQESLKEATKFEAKRNKN from the exons ATGGGCGCTCGTTGctccaaaatatccttctgcTGGTGGCATTCCCACCTCAAGCCTTCCGTCCTCCAATCCTACAGTAGTTTCGCGG CAGCAACCAATGGCTTCTCCCCCGAAAACATTGTGTCGGAGCACGGAGAAAAGCTCCCGTGGTTTACAGAGGCAGGCTCCACACACCGGTCGCTGGATTGCCCAAAACGCTTCAACAAGTCCGCCTGGCCCGATTCTCGCCAGTTCATG GATGAGGCCAGGACAGTGGGGAATTTGAGGAGCGAGAGATTAGCGAATCTTATAGGGTGCTGCTGCGAGTCGGAGGAGAGATTGCTGGTGGCGGAGTTTATGCCCAATGAAACGCTCGCCAAGCATTTATTTCATT GGGAAAACCAGCCCATGAAATGGGCAATGAGGCTGAGGGTGGCATTGTACTTGGCACAAGCTTTGGAGTACTGTAGTAGCAAGGGAAGGGCATTGTACCATGATCTTAATGCTTACAGAGTCCTATTTGATCAG GATGGTAATCCTAGGCTTTCTTGCTTTGGCTTGATGAAGAATAGTAGAGATGGCAAAAGTTACAGCACAAATTTGGCTTTCACTCCTCCGGAATACTTAAGGACAG GAAGAGTGACACCAGAAAGTGTAGTTTACAGCTTTGGAACCATGTTGCTTGATCTTTTGAGTGGCAAACATATTCCACCCAGCCAT GCACTTGATCTCATTCGGGGGAAGAATTTCCTGATGCTGATGGATTCTTGTTTAGAGGGTCATTTTTCTAATGATGATGGAACTGAACTGGTGAGGTTAGCCACCCGATGTTTACAATATGAAGCTCGTGAGAGGCCTAATGCAAAgtcacttgttactgctcttttGTCTCTTCAAAAAGATTCAGAG GTTCCTTCTTATGTTCTGATGGGCATATCTCATGGTTCTGCAAGCCCAGTGGAACCATTGCTGTTGACACCTATGGGTGAAGCTTGCTTGAGAATGGATCTCACTGCCATCCATGAAATGTTGGAAAAGGCTGGATATAAGGATGATGAAGGAATTGCAAATGAG CTTTCTTTCCAGATGTGGACAAATCAAATGCAGGAAACTTTGAATTCTAAGAAGCAAGGAGATGCAGCTTTTCGAGCAAAGGATTTCACCACTGCCATTGATTGTTATACACAG TTCGTTGATGGTGGAACCATGGTGTCACCCACTGTATATGCCAGACGCTGCTTAGCCTATCTGATGAGTGAAATGGCACAAGAAGCTCTGGGGGATGCTATGCAAGCTCATGTAGTATCGCCCGAATGGCCCACTGCCTTCTACCTTCAAGCAGCCGTCCTGTTCACCCTAGGGATGGACAATGATGCTCAAGAATCACTTAAAGAAGCCACAAAGTTTGAAGCAAAAAGGAACAAGAATTAG
- the LOC113775032 gene encoding mitochondrial import inner membrane translocase subunit TIM10-like, whose product MAANKPSSALEKEQIFGMAEKEMEYRVELFNKLTQTCFSKCVENRYKESELNMGENSCIDRCVSKYWQVTNLVGQLLGNNQGPM is encoded by the exons ATGGCGGCCAACAAGCCCTCCTCCGCACTGGAGAAAGAACAG ATTTTTGGGATGGCGGAGAAAGAGATGGAGTACAGAGTCGAGTTATTTAACAA GCTTACTCAAACCTGTTTTAGCAAGTGTGTCGAGAACAG GTACAAGGAATCCGAGTTGAACATGGGTGAAAACAGTTGCATTGATCGTTGTGTTTCGAAATATTGGCAG GTGACTAATCTAGTTGGGCAATTGCTCGGTAACAATCAAGGTCCAATGTGA
- the LOC113775852 gene encoding uncharacterized protein LOC113775852, protein MATIVQMPHVDLECGYGGGDSSSDDDSSICFSDAEEGSSSSQFYSVADGDGSHDDDQIIMEAMESRRVSSVAESDCSVDIESRVLETVTKLNLRMQDRDCRICHLSLESSSGTDSGIPIELGCSCKDDLAAAHKHCAETWFKIKGNKICEICNSIARNVVGASDVESRRQQSNDTNSVATNAASEPGESAAEETRPSCLDGRFLNFILACMVFAFVLSWLFHFNVHS, encoded by the exons ATGGCGACTATTGTCCAGATGCCTCATGTGGATTTAGAATGCGGCTATGGCGGTGGTGACTCAAGCAGCGATGATGACAGCAGCATTTGTTTCTCTGATGCTGAAGAGGGGTCTTCTTCTTCACAATTTTACTCAGTCGCTGACGGGGATGGGTCTCATGATGATGACCAGATTATTATGGAGGCGATGGAGTCCCGGAGAGTGTCATCTGTAGCTGAGTCCGACTGCTCGGTGGATATAGAAAGTAGGGTTCTTGAGACTGTTACTAAGTTAAATTTGCGAATGCAAGACAGAGATTGCAGGATTTGTCATCTCAGTTTGGAAAGTAGTAGCGGCACCGATTCTGGGATTCCAATTGAATTGGGCTGTTCTTGTAAGGATGATTTGGCTGCTGCACATAAGCATTGTGCTGAGACTTGgttcaagatcaaaggaaataA GATCTGCGAAATATGTAATTCAATTGCCCGGAATGTCGTTGGCGCAAGTGATGTGGAGTCGAGGCGGCAACAGAGCAATGACACCAACTCTGTGGCCACAAATGCAGCATCAGAGCCAGGGGAATCTGCCGCAGAAGAAACTCGACCAAGTTGTCTTGACGGCCGTTTCCTAAATTTCATCCTTGCTTGCATGGTGTTTGCTTTTGTCTTATCTTGGCTCTTTCATTTTAACGTCCATTCGTAA
- the LOC113772878 gene encoding phosphatidylinositol:ceramide inositolphosphotransferase 1-like, translating into MLAQKNSVGSGNLIESGTEAGPNNIIVCACHPMVPAISKSVLSWIVTLLIHISFLQYIHGLAARGVHYLHRPGPTLQDVGFYLLPELGQDKAYISETVFTFIFISFVLWTFHPFIFKSKKIYTVLVWCRVLAFLVACQILRIITFYSTQLPGPNYHCREGSKLARLPPPNNALEVLLINFPRGVLYGCGDLIFSSHMIFSLVFVRTYHKYGSRRFVKQLAWLTVVIQSMLIVASRKHYTVDVVVAWYTVNLMVFFLDKKLPELPDRGGAAALLLPLSKDSSKSKEENHKLLNGNSGDPADWRPRIQVNGKIMEDGTTVHVEAVMNGV; encoded by the exons ATGCTTGCACAAAAGAACAGTGTGGGTTCAGGGAACCTCATTGAGTCAGGAACAGAAGCAGGACCCAATAACATTATTGTTTGTGCTTGCCATCCTATGGTTCCTGCAATTAGCAAGTCTGTTTTGAGCTGGATAGTTACTCTG CTCATCCATATCTCCTTTCTTCAGTACATCCATGGCTTGGCTGCTCGAGGAGTACATTATCTGCATCGGCCTGGGCCAACTCTTCAAGATGTTGGCTTTTACCTTCTTCCG GAGCTTGGGCAAGACAAAGCTTACATCAGTGAAACTGTGTTTACATTCATATTTATATCTTTTGTCCTG tggACTTTCCACCCTTTCATTTTCAAGAGCAAAAAGATCTACACAGTTTTAGTGTGGTGCAGGGTCCTGGCCTTTCTAGTT GCTTGTCAAATTCTTCGGATCATTACTTTTTATTCTACTCAACTTCCTGGTCCAAACTATCATTGTCGTGAG GGTTCGAAACTCGCCAGGCTTCCTCCTCCTAATAATGCTTTAGAGGTTCTATTAATTAACT TTCCTCGTGGGGTTCTTTATGGTTGTGGTGACTTGATATTTTCATCTCATATGATCTTCTCTCTCGTATTTGTGCGGACGTATCACAAATATGGCTCACGGAG GTTTGTGAAACAACTTGCTTGGCTGACGGTGGTTATCCAGAGCATGTTGATTGTTGCATCCCGCAAACATTATACAGTTGATGTTGTTGTTGCATG GTATACTGTTAATTTAATGGTTTTCTTTCTTGACAAAAAGTTGCCAG AATTGCCTGATCGTGGTGGAGCTGCAGCATTGTTGCTGCCACTGAGCAAGGATAGCAGCAAGTCTAAAGAAGAGAATCATAAACTTCTTAATGGGAACTCCGGAGATCCAGCTGACTGG AGACCAAGAATCCAAGTCAATGGAAAGATAATGGAGGATGGAACTACAGTGCATGTTGAAGCAGTGATGAATGGTGTATAG